In one Coccinella septempunctata chromosome 6, icCocSept1.1, whole genome shotgun sequence genomic region, the following are encoded:
- the LOC123314983 gene encoding uncharacterized protein LOC123314983 isoform X2: protein MISANSFYRFSFFVLVLGNVLSFSQYKTIFENEQKFWPLLSEHDENVSNLNESTATEYSTATTTLVERNSSTNSITSIQTEFDLSMTTQKTTVYLNEEKRTKKEESDTSNETLLNEHKTTRYPSHSTTEEIRLNENKQNFRSNQKDDISISGSDKNGEKNKSKVELNGMEYSDSTTRPITTVYLQSSSNDGYDSNEDKKTYTQFNETSKHTSHTTETIIQENSINGTKPALAMYRNNFHEWNMTETETSTASSKGAFGEIAQKTSRSPVEDGNDEYNEFNEDGSSAWINNSKTSKDESTAQL, encoded by the exons ATGATTTCGGCCAATTCATTTTATCGGTTTTCTTTCTTCGTTTTGGTTTTAGGAAATGTACTCTCGTTCAGTCAATACAAGACAATATTTGAAAACGAACAAAAATTCTGGCCTTTGCTTTCAGAACATGATGAGAACGTAAGCAACTTAAATGAATCAACTGCAACCGAATACAGTACTGCAACTACAACCCTAGTAGAAA GAAATTCAAGTACAAATTCTATTACATCGATTCAAACTGAATTTGATCTTTCGATGACAACCCAAAAAACGACTGTATACCTTAACGAAGAAAAAA GAACAAAGAAAGAAGAATCTGATACATCAAATGAAACCCTACTGAACGAACACAAGA CAACCAGATACCCTTCTCACTCTACTACCGAAGAAATAAGACTAAACGAGAATAAGCAAAACTTCAGATCGAATCAAAAGGATGATATTTCGATTTCTGGTTCAgacaaaaatggtgaaaaaaataaatcaaaagtTGAATTAAATGGAATGGAATACAGTGACTCAACTACGAGACCAATAACAACAGTCTACCTCCAAAGTAGTTCAAACGATGGATACGATTCAAACGAGGATAAGAAGACTTATACGCAATTCAATGAAACTAGCAAGCATACCTCCCACACAACAGAAACAATAATTCAAGAAAATAGTATAAATG GGACTAAACCAGCTCTGGCGATGTATCGAAATAACTTTCATGAATGGAATATGACAGAAACGGAAACTTCAACCGCTAGTTCAAAAGGAGCTTTTGGCGAAATTGCACAAAAAA CAAGTAGGTCTCCTGTGGAAGATGGAAATGATGAATACAATGAATTCAATGAAGATGGAAGTAGTGCCTGGatcaataactcgaaaactTCAAAAGATGAAAGTACCGCACAACTTTAA
- the LOC123314983 gene encoding uncharacterized protein LOC123314983 isoform X1, with translation MISANSFYRFSFFVLVLGNVLSFSQYKTIFENEQKFWPLLSEHDENVSNLNESTATEYSTATTTLVERNSSTNSITSIQTEFDLSMTTQKTTVYLNEEKSRTVNQHNYLQKLTISENNSETIENTNITTAFHDIELESTSTTQITTAYESEQESTTRQLLNLVSGTKKEESDTSNETLLNEHKTTRYPSHSTTEEIRLNENKQNFRSNQKDDISISGSDKNGEKNKSKVELNGMEYSDSTTRPITTVYLQSSSNDGYDSNEDKKTYTQFNETSKHTSHTTETIIQENSINGTKPALAMYRNNFHEWNMTETETSTASSKGAFGEIAQKTSRSPVEDGNDEYNEFNEDGSSAWINNSKTSKDESTAQL, from the exons ATGATTTCGGCCAATTCATTTTATCGGTTTTCTTTCTTCGTTTTGGTTTTAGGAAATGTACTCTCGTTCAGTCAATACAAGACAATATTTGAAAACGAACAAAAATTCTGGCCTTTGCTTTCAGAACATGATGAGAACGTAAGCAACTTAAATGAATCAACTGCAACCGAATACAGTACTGCAACTACAACCCTAGTAGAAA GAAATTCAAGTACAAATTCTATTACATCGATTCAAACTGAATTTGATCTTTCGATGACAACCCAAAAAACGACTGTATACCTTAACGAAGAAAAAAGTAGGACAGTAAATCAACATAATTATCTTCAAAAGTTAACGATTTCAGAGAATAATAGCGAAACTATCGAAAACACAAACATTACTACTGCATTTCATGATATTGAGCTTGAAAGCACATCAACAACGCAAATAACAACAGCATACGAAAGCGAGCAGGAAAGTACAACAAGACAATTATTAAATCTGGTTTCAGGAACAAAGAAAGAAGAATCTGATACATCAAATGAAACCCTACTGAACGAACACAAGA CAACCAGATACCCTTCTCACTCTACTACCGAAGAAATAAGACTAAACGAGAATAAGCAAAACTTCAGATCGAATCAAAAGGATGATATTTCGATTTCTGGTTCAgacaaaaatggtgaaaaaaataaatcaaaagtTGAATTAAATGGAATGGAATACAGTGACTCAACTACGAGACCAATAACAACAGTCTACCTCCAAAGTAGTTCAAACGATGGATACGATTCAAACGAGGATAAGAAGACTTATACGCAATTCAATGAAACTAGCAAGCATACCTCCCACACAACAGAAACAATAATTCAAGAAAATAGTATAAATG GGACTAAACCAGCTCTGGCGATGTATCGAAATAACTTTCATGAATGGAATATGACAGAAACGGAAACTTCAACCGCTAGTTCAAAAGGAGCTTTTGGCGAAATTGCACAAAAAA CAAGTAGGTCTCCTGTGGAAGATGGAAATGATGAATACAATGAATTCAATGAAGATGGAAGTAGTGCCTGGatcaataactcgaaaactTCAAAAGATGAAAGTACCGCACAACTTTAA
- the LOC123314983 gene encoding uncharacterized protein LOC123314983 isoform X3, which yields MTTQKTTVYLNEEKSRTVNQHNYLQKLTISENNSETIENTNITTAFHDIELESTSTTQITTAYESEQESTTRQLLNLVSGTKKEESDTSNETLLNEHKTTRYPSHSTTEEIRLNENKQNFRSNQKDDISISGSDKNGEKNKSKVELNGMEYSDSTTRPITTVYLQSSSNDGYDSNEDKKTYTQFNETSKHTSHTTETIIQENSINGTKPALAMYRNNFHEWNMTETETSTASSKGAFGEIAQKTSRSPVEDGNDEYNEFNEDGSSAWINNSKTSKDESTAQL from the exons ATGACAACCCAAAAAACGACTGTATACCTTAACGAAGAAAAAAGTAGGACAGTAAATCAACATAATTATCTTCAAAAGTTAACGATTTCAGAGAATAATAGCGAAACTATCGAAAACACAAACATTACTACTGCATTTCATGATATTGAGCTTGAAAGCACATCAACAACGCAAATAACAACAGCATACGAAAGCGAGCAGGAAAGTACAACAAGACAATTATTAAATCTGGTTTCAGGAACAAAGAAAGAAGAATCTGATACATCAAATGAAACCCTACTGAACGAACACAAGA CAACCAGATACCCTTCTCACTCTACTACCGAAGAAATAAGACTAAACGAGAATAAGCAAAACTTCAGATCGAATCAAAAGGATGATATTTCGATTTCTGGTTCAgacaaaaatggtgaaaaaaataaatcaaaagtTGAATTAAATGGAATGGAATACAGTGACTCAACTACGAGACCAATAACAACAGTCTACCTCCAAAGTAGTTCAAACGATGGATACGATTCAAACGAGGATAAGAAGACTTATACGCAATTCAATGAAACTAGCAAGCATACCTCCCACACAACAGAAACAATAATTCAAGAAAATAGTATAAATG GGACTAAACCAGCTCTGGCGATGTATCGAAATAACTTTCATGAATGGAATATGACAGAAACGGAAACTTCAACCGCTAGTTCAAAAGGAGCTTTTGGCGAAATTGCACAAAAAA CAAGTAGGTCTCCTGTGGAAGATGGAAATGATGAATACAATGAATTCAATGAAGATGGAAGTAGTGCCTGGatcaataactcgaaaactTCAAAAGATGAAAGTACCGCACAACTTTAA
- the LOC123314985 gene encoding trypsin-like: MILDELRNRTTVVDIKNHPYIVSIQKEMIHSCCGTIISSSWIMTTSRCLTQPGSDVQLVDTTKIAVVAGQSQLGLGKMQLRRAKNLFLHNRFVKKMLLNDIGMINLYEPFELNDYVNVVLLASSISKPYKFFSSCYVISWTVYRKDFLSFDKLRAEDEKTKKLFKVPELQQIDLPTITYEECCDRIEAKDFITRNQICTEYGTLKNISCPADAGSPLICGERQYGIFSWGIGCEDDDYPGVFTKVSSFRKWINNIEMDPNVYIFRNKGVLGIRLKHSIIILVEMFIFIMK, encoded by the exons ATGATACTGGATGAATTAAGAAACCGCACAACTGTCGTGGATATCAAGAACCACCCTTATATTGTTTCCATCCAGAAGGAGATGATCCATTCCTGTTGCGGTACCATCATCAGCAGCTCCTGGATCATGACGACTTCGCGTTGCTTAACACAACCAGGCTCCGATGTGCAACTAGTAGACACCACCAAAATCGCTGTAGTAGCTGGACAATCCCAACTCGGCCTCGGCAAAATGCAGTTGAGGAGAGCCAAGAATCTGTTCCTTCACAACCGGTTCGTCAAGAAGATGTTACTAAACGACATCGGCATGATAAATTTGTACGAACCCTTCGAACTCAACGATTATGTTAACGTGGTTCTCTTAGCATCTTCAATCAGTAAACCCTATAAGTTCTTCAGTTCTTGTTACGTGATATCTTGGACTGTGTACAGGAAAGACTTCCTCAGCTTTGACAAGTTGAGGGCTGAAGATGAGAAGACCAAGAAGTTGTTCAAAGTGCCTGAACTGCAGCAGATTGACCTACCAACCATAACTTATGAGGAATGTTGTGATCGTATTGAAGCAAAGGA CTTCATCACCAGAAATCAAATATGTACGGAATAcggaactttgaaaaatatatctTGCCCTGCAGACGCAGGCAGCCCCTTGATATGCGGTGAGAGGCAGTATGGGATATTTTCATGGGGTATTGGTTGTGAAGATGATGATTATCCTGGAGTTTTTACCAAGGTATCTTCGTTCAGAAAATGGATCAATAACATCGAAATGGACCCAAATGTTTACATTTTTAGAAATAAGGGTGTTTTAGGGATTCGCTTGAAACATTCGATAATTATCCTCGTAGAAATGttcattttcataatgaaataa
- the LOC123314982 gene encoding membrane-associated protein Hem, giving the protein MMSRQMVVNLNNERKIAEKLIILNDRGIGMLTRIYNIKKACGDAKSKPGFLSDKNLESSIKSIVRRFPTIESKTLVNINSIKNEIIKSLSLYYYTFVDLLELKDNICELLTMMDAFQVELDITVNFELTKGYLDLVTTYVSLMILLSRVEDRKAVLGLFNAAYEIVNNASDPSFPRLGSMIMDYDVPFKKLCEEFVPHAKLLYSALNSITPIYISRNVSAVKWREEQKLTLVGNPGMLLKPIQAEKTSCEFLSLDTMERWVVFGSLLLHANLQKENNIAWTSALESSWVIPLFRDEVLHIHQYILSFFDSIKGYSKKVAEVKECFNQAVQKAGYQHRERRKFLRTALKELGLILTDQPGLLGPKALMVFQGLCYARDEVLWLLRHYDNPPQQKNKGKFTDDLVDRHLPELLFHMEDLRVLVRKYSQVMQRYYVQYLAHYDAIELKLIIQNLTMCPEEESIILSSLCNTISNLSVKQVEENETFNFFAFRLDWFRLQAFISPAKVPLQIMNHKDMAQFLDTVQFHTKMVDNLDEMLIETSDLSIFCFYSRIFEDQFHMCLEFPAQNRYIVAFPSICSHFQNCTHDLCPEERHHIRERSLSVVNMFLDEMAKEAKNIITAICDAQCKMSDKLLPKNCAQLISAQLQKKKKDKNKKNIIEFERPGKESYRKTRENLTTMDKLHMALTELCYSINYFSNINVWEYTFAPREYLHQHLETRFSKALVGMVMYNPDTNEIAKPSELLVSVRAYMNVLQTVENYVHIDITRVFNNCLLQQTQPLDSHGDKTIAAIYTQWYSEILLRRVSGGNIIFSMNQRSFVSLTVEGSIPFNPEEYSDVNELRALAELIGPYGMKQLNETLMWHIASQVIELKKLAETNKDVLLALRTNFDKPEVMKEQFKKLTHVDNVLQRMTIVGVILSFRDLAQSCLTDVLEQRIPFLLSSILDFRHHLPTGDPMKVVSEMTSAAGLPCKVDPSLVNAINAQKAEIESTEDHLLVCLLMVFVAVSIPKLAKSEQSFYRASLEGHTNNIHCIALAVNYMFGALFTICNQGDIEDRMKEFLALTSSSLLRLGQEADKEAIKNRESVYLLLDQIVQESPFLTMDLLESCFPYALIRNAYHAVYKQEQLLA; this is encoded by the coding sequence ATGATGTCTCGCCAAATGGTTGTGAATCTCAATAATGAGAGGAAAATTGCTGAAAAACTCATCATCCTCAATGATAGAGGTATTGGAATGCTCACCAGAATTTACAACATCAAAAAAGCTTGTGGTGATGCCAAATCCAAGCCAGGTTTTCTGTCGGATAAGAATTTGGAATCTTCTATTAAAAGTATTGTTCGAAGATTTCCCACAATCGAATCCAAAACGTTAGTGAATATTAATAGCATTAAGAATGAAATAATTAAATCTCTCTCCCTATATTATTACACATTCGTTGATTTATTAGAGCTCAAGGACAATATTTGCGAGCTTCTCACTATGATGGATGCTTTTCAAGTAGAACTGGACATAACAGTAAATTTTGAATTGACAAAAGGTTACTTGGACCTGGTAACAACATATGTTTCCCTAATGATATTATTATCGAGAGTCGAAGACAGAAAAGCTGTCTTGGGACTCTTCAACGCTGCCTATGAAATCGTGAATAATGCAAGTGATCCTAGTTTCCCGCGTTTGGGTAGCATGATTATGGATTACGATGTTCCTTTCAAAAAATTATGCGAGGAGTTTGTACCACATGCTAAACTACTGTATTCGGCGTTGAACTCAATCACCCCCATTTATATATCCAGAAATGTATCTGCAGTGAAGTGGAGGGAAGAACAAAAGTTGACATTAGTAGGAAATCCAGGAATGCTGTTGAAACCAATCCAAGCTGAAAAGACAAGTTGTGAGTTTCTGTCCTTGGATACCATGGAACGATGGGTTGTATTTGGTTCATTATTATTGCATGCTAACCttcaaaaagaaaataataTAGCTTGGACTAGTGCACTTGAATCATCATGGGTTATACCACTGTTCAGGGATGAAGTTCTGCACATACATCAGTATATCTTGTCATTTTTTGATAGTATTAAGGGTTATAGTAAAAAAGTAGCAGAGGTGAAAGAATGTTTCAATCAAGCTGTACAAAAAGCAGGTTATCAGCATCGAGaaagaaggaaatttttacGGACGGCTTTGAAAGAGTTAGGATTGATTCTTACTGATCAACCGGGTTTATTGGGACCAAAAGCTCTCATGGTTTTCCAAGGTTTATGTTATGCTAGGGACGAAGTTCTTTGGTTATTGAGACATTATGACAATCCTCCGCAACAGAAAAATAAAGGTAAATTTACTGATGACCTTGTTGACAGGCATTTACCTGAATTGTTGTTCCACATGGAAGACCTTCGGGTGCTAGTGAGGAAATACAGCCAAGTCATGCAAAGATATTACGTACAATATTTGGCTCACTATGATGCCATAGAGTTGAAGCTGATCATTCAGAATCTAACAATGTGTCCTGAAGAAGAAAGTATCATTTTGTCTTCTTTGTGCAATACCATATCGAACCTTTCCGTCAAACAAGTAGAAGAAAATGAAACTTTCAACTTTTTCGCTTTCCGACTAGACTGGTTCAGACTACAGGCCTTCATTTCCCCTGCTAAAGTACCATTACAAATTATGAATCATAAGGACATGGCCCAATTTTTGGACACTGTACAATTCCATACGAAAATGGTTGATAATTTGGATGAAATGCTGATTGAAACGTCTGATCTGTCCATATTTTGCTTCTACAGCAGAATTTTCGAGGATCAGTTTCATATGTGTTTAGAATTTCCAGCGCAAAACCGATACATTGTTGCCTTTCCCTCGATATGCAGTCATTTTCAAAACTGCACACATGATTTGTGCCCTGAGGAACGACACCATATAAGAGAACGAAGTTTATCAGTTGTTAACATGTTTCTCGATGAAATGGCCAAAGAAGCGAAGAATATCATCACGGCTATCTGCGACGCTCAGTGTAAAATGAGTGACAAACTGCTACCTAAAAACTGTGCTCAGTTGATCTCGGCACAGCTccaaaagaagaagaaagataaaaataagaaaaatatcatTGAATTTGAGAGGCCAGGCAAAGAAAGTTACAGGAAAACTAGAGAAAATTTGACGACGATGGATAAGTTACACATGGCTTTAACGGAACTTTGCTATTCGATAAATTATTTCTCAAACATTAATGTTTGGGAATATACATTTGCCCCGCGAGAATATTTGCATCAGCACCTAGAAACTCGATTCTCGAAAGCTCTTGTAGGAATGGTAATGTATAATCCAGACACAAACGAGATTGCAAAACCCTCCGAGTTACTTGTCAGTGTTAGAGCTTACATGAATGTGCTACAAACGGTTGAGAATTACGTTCACATCGACATAACAAGGGTTTTCAATAATTGTTTGTTGCAACAGACCCAACCATTGGACAGTCATGGGGATAAGACCATTGCGGCTATATATACCCAGTGGTACTCTGAAATCTTGCTAAGAAGAGTTAGTGGAGGTAACATAATTTTCTCCATGAATCAACGTTCTTTCGTTAGTTTAACGGTAGAAGGATCCATTCCCTTCAATCCTGAGGAGTATTCGGATGTGAATGAATTACGAGCTTTGGCTGAACTCATCGGTCCATACGGAATGAAGCAGCTGAATGAGACATTGATGTGGCATATAGCCAGTCAAGTGATCGAACTGAAAAAGCTTGCAGAAACAAATAAAGATGTATTGTTAGCCTTAAGAACCAATTTCGATAAACCGGAGGTGATGAAGGAGCAGTTCAAGAAATTGACACATGTCGATAATGTCCTGCAGCGGATGACAATCGTTGGAGTTATCTTGAGTTTCCGGGATCTGGCACAATCGTGTCTGACAGATGTACTGGAACAGAGGATACCCTTTTTACTTAGCTCAATTTTAGATTTTCGACATCATCTACCCACAGGTGACCCTATGAAGGTTGTCAGCGAAATGACATCAGCAGCCGGATTGCCTTGCAAAGTGGATCCGTCTCTCGTGAACGCTATCAATGCACAAAAAGCCGAGATAGAAAGTACTGAAGACCATCTGTTGGTATGTCTACTGATGGTGTTTGTGGCCGTTTCCATTCCAAAACTCGCAAAATCGGAACAGTCCTTCTACAGGGCGTCTCTTGAAGGTCACACAAACAACATACACTGCATAGCACTCGCGGTGAATTACATGTTCGGTGCTTTATTTACCATCTGTAATCAAGGCGATATAGAGGATAGAATGAAAGAGTTCTTAGCGTTAACTTCATCTAGTTTATTACGTCTCGGGCAGGAAGCTGACAAAGAGGCCATAAAAAATAGAGAATCTGTTTATTTGCTGTTAGATCAGATTGTACAAGAATCCCCTTTTCTAACAATGGATTTGTTAGAATCGTGCTTTCCTTACGCTTTAATCAGAAATGCCTATCACGCAGTTTATAAGCAAGAACAGTTGTTAGCTTAA
- the LOC123314984 gene encoding trypsin 3A1-like, producing MLFYCLSCTVIISTTTLIGCGSRKTIENPTDIVPEELLEIGLIGGTPTEIKKFPFLVSIQKLSIPRCVGSLITASWVLTAAHCLVDLNRKTIFMLDPYEFTLISGRTVMASGTMEGQERSAEMFIIHSRFQRPYLKYDVGVILTTKPFVLGPTTQPVELYTMPPEVITFFPSCTLIGWNTGKHSFDDYEGPDLKPNSMKLEMMELKLMSSAQCKAILRGLISMDSVCTYLEEQCPGQSGSPLICGESLFGIFSWTAGCTNSSLPAIFVRVAKIYIWVHNVTHGQYIESFRKRSSLAEESGRASFNLIYLLNICILPIVYW from the exons ATGCTTTTTTATTGTCTTAGTTGCACAGTAATCATCAGTACAACTACACTAATAGGTTGCGGGTCGCGTAAAACCATCGAAAACCCCACAGACATCGTCCCTGAAGAATTACTGGAGATTGGACTGATAGGCGGTACTCCCaccgaaataaaaaaatttccgttCCTGGTTTCCATCCAAAAGCTATCGATACCAAGATGCGTAGGATCTCTGATAACCGCTTCGTGGGTTTTGACCGCTGCCCATTGTCTGGTGGACTTGAATCGGAAAACGATTTTTATGCTGGACCCATACGAATTTACTCTAATATCTGGAAGGACAGTCATGGCATCTGGAACGATGGAGGGGCAAGAGAGGTCTGCTGAAATGTTCATCATACATTCCCGGTTTCAGAGGCCATATCTCAAGTATGATGTTGGTGTTATACTAACTACCAAGCCTTTCGTACTCGGACCTACTACTCAACCCGTGGAGCTCTACACAATGCCTCCCGAAGTGATAACCTTCTTTCCATCTTGTACCCTTATTGGGTGGAATACTGGTAAACACAGTTTTGACGATTATGAGGGACCAGATTTGAAACCCAACAGCATGAAGCTGGAGATGATGGAATTGAAACTGATGAGTTCTGCCCAATGTAAAGCGATTTTGAGAGG ATTGATATCAATGGACAGCGTATGCACGTATTTAGAGGAACAATGTCCAGGACAGTCAGGTTCACCCTTGATCTGCGGAGAATCGTTGTTCGGAATCTTCAGCTGGACAGCCGGATGTACGAATTCTTCATTACCTGCCATTTTTGTGAGGGTTGCCAAAATATACATCTGGGTTCATAATGTTACGCACGGTCAATATATAGAATCATTTCGTAAGAGGAGCTCCCTTGCAGAAGAATCAGGTAGAGCGTCATTCAATTTGATTTATTTACTCAATATCTGTATTTTACCGATTGTTTACTGGTAA